One window of the Lysobacter sp. S4-A87 genome contains the following:
- a CDS encoding nitronate monooxygenase, with translation MALRPRRPLPQWSDAMWHDNAFARRLGLQYPIVQGPFGGGLSSIDLLVAVSEAGGLGSFGAHHLAPEKLDELTRQIRARTQRPFALNLWVSNQDPGGDRLTAEQFAAAIERFRPYYDALGMTPPPMPERYGQRFDDQVQAMLDARPPVMSFVFGIPSAAILSECRRREIATMGTVTTIDEAIAMDQAGVDVIVATGFEAGGHRVSFLRPAEESLTGTLALIPQVVDRVSTPVIAAGGIADGRGVAAALTLGAQGVQIGTAFLACEESGTNALHREMLFSDDAKYTALTRAFSGRLARGIRNRFVEEWEGSSPLPYPIQNWFTGTFKATAAAQGRGDMISLWAGQGAPLLKHRRARELFDALVAQTGALLR, from the coding sequence ATGGCCCTCCGGCCCAGGCGTCCTTTACCGCAATGGAGTGATGCCATGTGGCATGACAACGCTTTCGCCCGGCGCCTGGGTCTGCAGTATCCGATCGTGCAGGGGCCGTTCGGCGGCGGGCTGTCTTCGATCGATCTGCTGGTGGCGGTTTCCGAGGCGGGCGGTCTGGGCTCGTTCGGTGCGCATCACCTCGCGCCGGAAAAGCTCGATGAACTCACCCGGCAGATCCGCGCCCGCACGCAACGACCCTTTGCACTGAACCTGTGGGTGTCGAACCAGGATCCCGGCGGCGACCGGCTCACGGCGGAGCAGTTCGCAGCCGCCATCGAACGCTTCCGCCCCTATTACGATGCGCTCGGCATGACCCCGCCGCCGATGCCCGAGCGCTATGGACAGCGCTTCGATGACCAGGTGCAGGCCATGCTCGATGCACGGCCGCCGGTGATGAGTTTCGTGTTCGGGATTCCGTCCGCTGCCATCCTCTCGGAATGCCGACGTCGCGAGATCGCCACCATGGGCACCGTTACCACGATCGACGAAGCGATCGCGATGGATCAGGCCGGCGTGGATGTCATCGTCGCCACCGGCTTCGAAGCCGGTGGACACCGCGTGTCGTTCCTGCGCCCGGCCGAGGAGTCGTTGACGGGCACGCTCGCGCTGATTCCGCAGGTGGTCGATCGCGTGTCGACGCCGGTGATTGCGGCGGGCGGCATCGCCGACGGGCGTGGCGTTGCTGCGGCGCTGACGCTCGGTGCGCAGGGCGTGCAGATCGGCACGGCGTTCCTGGCGTGCGAGGAGTCCGGCACGAACGCGCTGCACCGCGAGATGCTGTTCAGCGATGACGCGAAGTACACGGCGCTCACGCGCGCATTCAGCGGGCGCCTCGCGCGCGGCATCCGCAATCGCTTCGTCGAAGAGTGGGAAGGAAGTTCACCGTTGCCCTACCCGATCCAGAACTGGTTCACCGGGACGTTCAAGGCGACGGCGGCGGCGCAGGGTCGCGGCGACATGATTTCGCTTTGGGCGGGACAGGGCGCGCCGCTGTTGAAGCATCGACGCGCGCGCGAGCTGTTCGATGCGCTGGTCGCTCAGACGGGGGCGTTGTTGCGTTGA
- a CDS encoding S9 family peptidase yields the protein MTFRRALLPLMLAAALSPLSVSAAPAAPRGFEVRDMATLDRVSSPTLSPDGRRVVFAKRVVDFAANKGASSLWIEDLFARDAAPPVRLTPEGWNVNSPSFSADGKTVYFLSAKSGSSQLYSIAASGGTPKQLTAFNTDVGGYKLSPDGKRIAFNAEVFADCKGDFACSQKRLDDKGKQKNSGMLFDRIFIRHWDAWNDGRLNRLFVTALADKPATTATLVSGEVIGDVPSRPFGDSGEYTWAPDGQSLVFSARIADAKEPTSTNFDLYQVSADGTGAAKNLTAANPAWDTGATFSADGKTLYYRAMKRPGFEADRFALISLDLASGQRREIAPQWDRSADGITLSADGKSIYTTATDLGEHPLFAVDIASGKASKLVGGGSVSAIDLAGPTLALTRNSLKSGDVLYTTSSDATAPLRAITATTGETLKDVAFGDFEQFNFKGWNGDTVHGYVVKPWNYVEGKKYPVAFLIHGGPQGSFGNGWSYRWNPQTYAGQGYAVVMIDFHGSTGYGQAFTDAISQHWGDRPLEDLQKGWAAAQQKYGFLNGDKACALGASYGGFMVNWIAGNWNQPWKCLVNHDGVFDQRMMGFATEELWFTEWEQGGTAIDKAANYEKFNPVNHVKDWRVPMLVVHGQLDFRIPVEQGIGAFTTLQLKGIESKFLYFPDENHWVLKPQNSVQWHDTVNAWLKQHIGE from the coding sequence ATGACGTTTCGCCGCGCCCTTTTGCCGCTGATGCTGGCGGCCGCGCTGTCCCCCCTTTCCGTCTCGGCCGCCCCGGCCGCCCCGCGTGGCTTCGAGGTCCGTGACATGGCCACCCTCGACCGCGTGTCGTCGCCGACGCTGTCGCCCGACGGTCGCCGCGTCGTGTTCGCCAAGCGCGTGGTCGATTTCGCCGCCAACAAGGGCGCATCGTCGCTGTGGATCGAGGATCTGTTCGCGCGCGATGCCGCGCCGCCGGTGCGACTGACGCCGGAGGGCTGGAACGTCAATTCGCCGAGCTTCTCGGCGGACGGCAAGACCGTCTACTTCCTCAGCGCCAAGTCGGGCAGCTCGCAGCTGTACTCGATCGCGGCCAGCGGCGGCACGCCGAAGCAGCTGACCGCGTTCAACACCGACGTCGGCGGCTACAAGCTCTCGCCCGACGGCAAGCGCATCGCCTTCAACGCCGAAGTGTTCGCCGACTGCAAGGGCGATTTCGCCTGCTCGCAGAAGCGCCTGGACGACAAGGGCAAGCAGAAGAACAGCGGCATGCTGTTCGACCGCATCTTCATCCGTCACTGGGATGCGTGGAACGACGGCCGCCTCAATCGCCTGTTCGTGACCGCGCTGGCCGACAAGCCGGCGACGACGGCGACGCTGGTCAGCGGCGAGGTGATCGGCGACGTGCCCTCGCGTCCGTTCGGTGACAGCGGCGAGTACACCTGGGCGCCCGACGGCCAGAGCCTGGTGTTCAGCGCACGCATCGCCGACGCCAAGGAACCGACCTCGACCAACTTCGACCTCTACCAGGTCAGTGCCGACGGCACCGGCGCGGCGAAGAACCTGACCGCTGCCAATCCCGCCTGGGACACCGGCGCCACCTTCAGCGCCGACGGCAAGACCCTGTACTACCGCGCGATGAAGCGTCCGGGCTTCGAGGCAGACCGCTTCGCTCTGATCTCGCTCGACCTGGCCAGCGGCCAGCGTCGCGAGATCGCACCGCAGTGGGATCGCTCGGCGGACGGCATCACCCTGTCGGCGGACGGCAAGAGCATCTACACCACCGCGACCGACCTGGGCGAGCACCCGCTCTTCGCCGTCGACATCGCCAGCGGCAAGGCCAGCAAGCTGGTCGGCGGGGGCAGCGTGTCGGCCATCGACCTGGCCGGCCCGACCCTGGCGCTGACGCGCAACTCGCTCAAGAGCGGCGACGTGCTCTACACCACCAGCAGCGATGCAACTGCGCCGCTGCGCGCGATCACCGCGACCACCGGCGAAACGCTCAAGGACGTTGCATTCGGCGACTTCGAGCAGTTCAACTTCAAGGGCTGGAACGGCGACACCGTGCACGGCTACGTGGTCAAGCCGTGGAACTACGTCGAGGGCAAGAAGTACCCGGTGGCGTTCCTGATCCACGGCGGCCCCCAGGGCAGCTTCGGCAACGGCTGGAGCTACCGCTGGAACCCGCAGACGTACGCGGGCCAGGGCTACGCGGTGGTCATGATCGACTTCCACGGTTCCACCGGCTACGGCCAGGCCTTCACCGACGCGATCAGCCAGCACTGGGGCGACCGTCCGCTGGAAGACCTGCAGAAGGGCTGGGCCGCGGCGCAGCAGAAGTACGGCTTCCTCAACGGCGACAAGGCCTGCGCGCTGGGCGCCAGCTACGGCGGCTTCATGGTCAACTGGATCGCCGGCAACTGGAACCAGCCGTGGAAGTGCCTGGTCAACCACGACGGCGTGTTCGACCAGCGCATGATGGGCTTCGCCACCGAAGAGCTGTGGTTCACCGAGTGGGAGCAGGGCGGCACCGCGATCGACAAGGCCGCCAACTACGAGAAGTTCAACCCGGTCAACCACGTCAAGGACTGGCGCGTGCCGATGCTGGTCGTGCACGGCCAGCTCGACTTCCGCATCCCGGTGGAGCAGGGCATCGGTGCCTTCACCACGCTGCAGCTCAAGGGCATCGAGTCGAAGTTCCTGTACTTCCCGGACGAGAACCACTGGGTGCTCAAGCCGCAGAACTCCGTGCAGTGGCATGACACGGTCAATGCCTGGCTGAAGCAGCACATCGGCGAGTAA